The genomic window TGCGCACCGTGGAGGTGCGCAAGGACGTGCAGGACGAGTTCAACGCGGACCTCCAGCGCAAACTGGGCAAGAGCGTCTGGATCAATGGCGGCTGCGCCAGCTGGTACCTGGACAAGCACGGCAACAACACCACGTTGTGGCCGGACTTCACTTTCGAATTCCGTAGGCTCACCAAGTCTTTCGACGTGGACGCCTATGAAACGACACCCGCGTCCGAACCGTCCCGAGCCGACCTGAAAGTGGGGGCACTGTGAGCAAAGATGCTTACTTCCGCGACAAAGTCTGTGTGATCACCGGAGCTGGCTCTGGCATAGGTCGCGCACTCGCCGAGAATCTGGCCAAGCGTGGCGCCAAGCTCGCGCTGTCCGACATCGACACCGAGGGCTTGGCCGAGACCGTGCGCCGCTGCGAAAAGCTTGGCGCCCAGGTGAAATCCGATCGGGTCAACGTGGCCGAGCGCGAGGCGGTGCTGCTCTACGCCGACGCGGTCAAGGCGCACTTCGGCGCCGTGCACCAGATCTACAACAATGCGGGCATCGCCTACCACGGTGACGTGATCAAGTCCGAGTTCAAGGACATCGAGCGGATCATGGACGTCGACTTCTGGGGCGTCGTCAACGGCACCAAGGCGTTCCTGCCGTTCCTGATGGACTCCGGCGCCGGGCACGTCGTCAACGTGTCCAGCCTCTTCGGCTTGATCGCGGTCCCCGGCCAAAGTGCTTACAACTCGGCCAAATTCGCGGTGCGCGGGTTCACCGAGGCGCTGCGCCAGGAGATGCTGGTCGGCAAGCACCCGGTCAAGGTCACCTGCGTGCACCCGGGCGGCATCAAGACCGCCGTCGCGCGCAACTCCACCTACGCCGAGGGCATCGACGGCAAGAAAGCCGCCGCGATGTTCGACGCGAAGCTGGCCATCCACACCCCGGAGATGGCCGCGCAAACCATCACCGAGGGCGTGCGCAAGGGACACGGGCGAGTGCTGATCGGCTGGGAGGCCAAGCTGCTCGACGTGTTCGTCCGCGTCACCGCCTCCGGCTACCAGCGCATCGCCGCCGTCGTGAACCGCCCGTTCCTACCCTGATTCGAGATCCAACCCATGCGGGACATCAATCTTCCGCTGCCCGTCGCCCGAGCGTTGCTGCGTCCGATCTTCCGCGTCACGCTGAACCAGCGGACGCCGTGGCGGATGCAGCGGCTCTTGCTCGAGGTGGGCTCGGCAGCGCAACTGGTGCCCGCGGGCACCACCGTGCACCGGCTTCGGCTCGGCGGCAGACCGGCCGAGCGGGTCACCGCCACCGCGACACCGACCGGTGCGGTGCTCTATCTGCACGGCGGCGGCTACGCGGTCGGCTCACCGGTGACCCACCGGTCGCTGACCGCCCGGCTGGCCAAGGAAACCGGCGCCGCCGTCTATGCCCTCGACTACCGCCTGGCACCGGAGCACCCGTTCCCCGCCGGGCTCGACGACGCCGAAGCGGCGTTCCTGGAACTGGTGAACAGCGCGGGCTACCAGCCGAACCAGATCGCCCTCTCCGGTGATTCGGCGGGCGGCGGTTTGTCGCTGGCCACCGCGCAGCGCCTGATCGCACGGCACGGGCACACCCCGGCCGCACTCGGCCTGATCGCGCCATGGACCGACCCGAACCAACCGCCGGAACGCGACAGCGATCTGATGATCACCCGGGGATGGTCGCGGGCCTGCGCTGCCGCCTATCTCGGTGGCGGGGATTCGAGTGATCCTGGTTACGCGCCGCTCACCGGCGAATTGGTCGGGCTGCCGCCGACCTATGTTCAGGTCGACGTCAGCGAGTTGCTGCACGGCCAATGCGTGGAGCTGGTCGCCGCGCTGCGGACGGCGGGCGTGCACGTCCGTTTCACCGAGAGCACCGGCCTGTGGCACGTCGCGCAGCTGCAAGCCGCGCTGGTCGCCCCGGCCGCCGCGGCGGTGAGCGAGCTGGCCGCGTTCCTACGGGAAGCGATTCAACCGGCCCACATGCGCGACTTAGGATAGCTACGAAGCGGATCCGTAGCTCGGGTGTTACGCACGGATCCGTTTCTGGTGGTCGACCTCACGGCCCTGACCAAGGTGTCGTAGATTACTGACCAGTAAACCCACGTGGAAGGGCACTGATGCGAGAGTTCGAAGTCCCGGCTTCCTACACAATTCCGGAAGACGCGAACAATTCTGACAACGTCTTCCGGCACGCCGAGGAGTCGCCCGGCGCGGTGCTGTTCAACGTTCCGAGCGGCGACGGTGGCTGGCAGGACGTGACGGCCGCGGAGTTCGCGAAGACCGTCACCGGTGTCGCCAAGGGACTGATCGCCTCGGGCATCGAACTCGGCGACCGGGTCGCCATCATGGCCCCCACCCGCTACGAGTGGGCCGTGCTCGACTTCGCCATCTGGGCGGTCGGCGGCTGCACCGTCGCGATCTACGACAGTTCCGCCGCCGAGCAGGCCAAGTGGATCCTGCAGGACTCCGCCACCAAGCTGCTGATCGTCGACAGCGACCGGCACCGCGCGGTCATCGATGAGATCGAGGCCGGTTCGCTGGCGGACCTGCGGGAGACCCTGCAGATCGACAAGGGCGCCGTCGACGAGCTGACCAGGCGCGGCGCCGACCTGGACGACCAGGCCGTGCACGACCGGCGCAAGCAGGTCAACGCCGAGTCGCCCGCGACCCTGATCTACACCTCCGGCACCACCGGACGCCCCAAGGGCGTCATGCTCTCGCACGCGAACCTCTACGCCGAGTCCAAGTCGGACCGGATCGCGCTCGGCAAATTCATCAGGCCCGGCAAGAAGACGCTGATGTTCCTGCCGATGGCGCACGTCTTCGCCCGCGCCGTCGCGCTGGCCGCGTTCGACGCCAAGGTGATCGTCGCGCACACCTCCGACTGGGCCACCCTGGTCGACCAGTTCGGCACGTACAAGCCGCACTTCATCCTGTCGGTGCCGCGGGTGTTCGAAAAGGTGTTCAACAGCGCCAAGCAGAAGGCGCACGACGGCGGCAAGGGCAAGATCTTCGACGCGGCCGCCGACACCGCCATCGCGTGGAGCGAGTCGCTCGACCACGGCGGGCCGGGACTGGTGCTCAAGCTCAAGCACGCGCTGTTCAACAAGCTGGTCTACAGCAAGTTGCAGGTCGCGCTCGGCGGTCAGTGCGAGGCCGCGGTCTCCGGCGGTGGTCCGCTCGGCGCCCGCCTCGGCCACTTCTTCCGTGGCGTCGGCGTCACCATCTACGAGGGCTACGGGCTCACCGAGACCACCGCCGCCATCACCGTGAACACCCCGGAAAACATCCGGGTCGGCTCGGTGGGCAAGCCCATCGAGGGCCACGGCGCCAAGATCGCCGAGGATGGCGAGCTGCTGCTGCGCGGCTCGGTGGTGTTCAACGGCTACTGGGGTAACGCCGAGGCCACCGAGGACGCTTTCCAGGACGGCTGGTTCAAGACCGGCGACCTCGGTGCCATCGACGCGGACGGGTACGTCACCATCACCGGCCGCAAGAAGGAAATCATCGTCACCGCGGGCGGCAAGAATGTCTCCCCCGCGCTGCTCGAGGATTCGCTGCGGGCCAACCCGCTGATCAGTCAGGTGATGGTGGTCGGCGACGGCCAGCCGTTCATCGGCGCGCTGATCACCCTGGACCCGGAGGCGCTGCCCGGCTGGCAGAAGAACCACAACGTGCCCGCCGACACCCCGATCGAGAAGTTGATCGAGAACCCGGAACTGATCGCCGAGATCGACGCCGCGGTCGCCGAGACCAACAAGAAGGTCTCGCACGCCGAGGGAATCAAGAAGATCCGCATCCTGCCGGTCGACTGGACCCAGGAGGGCGGCGAACTCACGCCGAAGTTGTCGCTCAAGCGTGCGGTCGTGATGAAGCAGCACGCCGACGACGTGGCGCAGATCTACAACTGAGTCGAGGCGTCGCGGCGCTGTTCGCGAGTTTCTTTCGCGGACAGCGCCTTTCGCTTTTTCGCAGGCACCAGGCCGCGGTTCACGTCCGAGTGGTGCGACATCTCGGTCCATCGCGGCGAGCGGGGCCGTCGGCGAATGGGCACTGGTGGGGGCTGCCCGGCAGTACGCTCGAAACCATGGCCGATCTGCGACTGCGGGTGGTAGCTGGGATCGTCTCGGCGGGCGTGGCGCTCGGCGTCGCGGAGTTGCTGGCGGCGTTCTTCGGTGCCGACCTGGCGCCAATGAACGCCATCGGCGCGACCGTGATCGACCACACGCCCGATGGTGTCCGCGAATGGGCCATCAGCACTTTTGGCACCAACGACAAGGCGGTTCTGTATATCTGCATGGGCCTGGTTGCCGTGCTGGTTGCCGGGTTGGCGGGGGCGATCGAACGCACCACGCGGGCGGCCGGGTCGGCGGTGCTCGCGATTTTCGGGGTGGTCGCCGCCATCGTGGTTGCCGCCAGGACCAGCGCCGCCGGTGCGCTGCCGACGATTATCGGCGTTGCGGTGGGCATCTACGCGTTGCGGGTGCTGACCCGTCGGATCGATGCGGCGGACGCGGCGACCGAGCAGGCGGCTACCGAAACGCGGGGTGTCACAACAGGATTCGGCGACAAGACAGGTAAGCCCGCGCCAACACCCGCGTCGCCGCGCGCCGGTTGCACCGCCGACCCCGCGAGAACAGAGCGGGCCGCCGCGAAGCCCGAACGGCGGCAGGTCTTGCAGGGTCTGTTGGTGGTGGGCGGGCTGGCTGTTGTCACCGGTGTTGGCGGGCGGTTGCTCGGGGCACGGCGACACGATGTGTCGGGTGAGCGAGCGGCGGTGGAATTGCCGCAGCCGAGTGCGCCGGAGACGCCGATCGCGCCGGGAGCCGATCTGCGGGTGCCGGGACTGACGCCGTATCTCACAGCCAACGAGGACTTCTATCGGATCGACACCGCGTTGGTCGTGCCGCAGGTGTCCAAGGACGATTGGTCGCTGCGCATTCACGGCCTTGTGGATCGCGAAATCCGGCTCACCTGGGCGGATTTGGCGAACCGACCGGCGGTGGAGCGGCTGGTGACGTTGGCGTGCGTGTCGAATCCGGTCGGTGGCGATCTGATCGGCAATGCCCGCTGGCTCGGCTACCGGCTCGATGAACTGCTCGCCGAGGCGGGCCCGCATCCCGACGCCGACATGGTGCTCTCACACAGCACCGACGGCTGGACCGCGGGCACGCCGCTGTCCGTCCTCACCGATGGCCGCGACGCGCTGCTCGCGGTCGGCATGAACGGCGAACCCCTCCCGGTCGTCCACGGCTATCCCGCCCGCCTGGTCGTGCCCGGCCTCTACGGCTACGTCTCCGCCACCAAGTGGGTGACCGAACTGGAGATCACCCGCTTCGACCGCGCCACCGCCTACTGGACCCGTCGCGGCTGGTCCGCCCTCGGCCCGATCAAAACCGGCACCCGCATCGACACCCCGCGCCCGCGCGGCCGAATCAAGCAGGGCCGCACCACCGTTGCCGGTGTCGCCTGGGCCCAGCACCGCGGCATCCGCGCCGTCGAAGTCCAGATCGACAACGGCCCCTGGCAAACCGCCCGCCTGGCCGACGAACAATCCATCGACACCTGGCGCCAATGGGTCTACGACTGGGATGCCACCCCCGGCCCGCACACCCTGCGCGCCCGCTCCACCGACGCCACCGGCGAGGTACAAACCGCCGAACGCCGCGACGTAGTCCCCGACGGCGCCACCGGCCACCCCTCCGTCACCGTCCAGGTCAGCTGATATCGCCCTCGACCTATGCCGATGTCCGCACTCGTCACCGGGATAGGATCGACACGGAATCCGTTGCCCGCCCAGAGGAGCGCTGCATGTCTGCCGTATTCGATTGGGCCAAAGAAGAGAACCTTCAGCCAGAACCGATCACAGTGGCGATCTGGAAAGAACTTCCAGAAGCTTTCTGCCGTCTCGTCGAAGTCGTCAACGGCGAAGCCGTCCGGGCCGAATCGCCGACCCGGCGGCACCAGAAAGCCGCCCGACGAATTGCCGACCTGGTCGAAGTGGCAGCTGAAACGCACATGAATCGCCATCAGGACGGCTGCTTGGACGTCGACACCGACTTCGATGTCGTGCTTTGGGAGTTTCCCAACGCCACGATCAGACGGCCCGACGTGGCACTTTTCGACTGCGCTCCGGAGGAGCTTCGGCCTTTGCCCGCGTCGATGGTAAAGCTAGCCATCGAAGTCGTCTCACCAACGTCTGAGAAAATCGACATCGCCGAGAAGAAAGCTGAGTATGCGCTTGCGGGTATTCCTTGGTATTGGATTGTCTGGACAGACGAGAACCAGGTCGCGTCCATAGCAATTCATGTACTTGATCACGCCCATGATCAGTACCGCTTACACGCCGTGCTCGAGCCGACCAGCACAGAGACCGTGATCGACATGCCGATTCGGATACGAATCGACTGGACTCGATTGTCAGAGCTGGTTCGCTGACCATCGCCCAGTCGAATGCTGCACCCCACCGACGGATGTCGGTGGGGTGCAGCACTCCTGAACTCAGCCGGTCAGTGAATCGGCCCTGGCGGGCTCGTCCTTCGGGCGGGCGGGGGCGGAGTGGCCGTGGCGGAGGAAGAGGGCGGAGGCGATGACGCCGATGAGGAGGATGGCGGCGGGGAGCAGGGTGGCTTGGCTGAGGGCGGTGCTGAAGGCGTCCTCGACGAATTCGGGGATGGGGCCTTGGCCCGCACCGCCTTCGGCGACCTTGCCGCCGCCGAGGCCGTTGGCGGACATGCGGGCGGCGATGAGGGCGCTGATCGCGGCACTGCCGAGAACCGAACCGACCTGGCGGGTGGTGTTGTAGACGCCCGCACCCGCGCCGGCCTGTTGGACCGGCAGGTTGTGGGTGGCGGTCGACGCGAGCGGACCCCAAATGCAGGCGTTCGCGAAACCGGCCAGCGCGGCCGACACCAGGAACCAGACGATCGAAGAGTCCGGCGTCATCAGTGCGGAGAACCAGAAGATCGACACCGCGAACAGCCCGAAGCCGATGGTCGGCACGATCCGTGGCTGCACCCGGTCGGCGAACTTGCCGATGAACGGCGCGAAGATGCCGGTGACGATCGCCATCGGCGCGAACACCAGCGCCGACTCGGTCGGCGACAGCTCGCGCACCGCCTGCAGGTAGAAGTAGGACGGCACCATGAACGCGGTGACTGCCGCACCCATCGCGGCGATCGCGGTGTTGGACAAGGCGAAGTTGCGGTCCTTGAACAGGCTCAGCGGCAACAGTGGTTCGCCGCTGTTGCGTGCCTGGTTCACCGCGAAGGCACCGAGCACCACCAGACCGAGGCCGATCATCACCCAGATGCGCAGCGACCAGTCGTAGCTGTTGCCCTCCTGGATGCCGAACACCACCAGAAACATGCCGACACCACTGAGCAGCACGCCGGGGATGTCGAACTTGTGCTGGTTCGTCGGCAGCGCGGGCACCAGCCACACCGCCAGCGCGAACGCGATAATGCCGAGCGGGACATTGACGATGAAGATCCATTCCCAGCCGAGGCCGTCGACCAGCACTCCGCCGAGGATCGGCCCGATCAGCGTGGCCAGACCCGCCACGCCGCCCCACAGCCCCATGGCCGCGCCGCGCTTGTCCGGCGGGAAGGTGCGGGTGATCACCGCCATGGTCTGCGGCGTCATCAGCGCGGCGCCGATGCCCTGCACGGCACGCGCGGCGATCAGCATGGCGATGCTGCCGGACAGCCCGCACCACAGCGACGCGGCGGTGAACACGGCGAGCCCGACCAGATAGATGTTCTTGGGGCCGAAGCGATCACCGAGCCGACCGGTGACCAGCAGCGGCACCGCATAACTGAGCAGGTAGGCGCTGGTCACCCAGATCACCTGGGAGATGTCGGCGTGCAGGTCCGTCATGATCGCCGGGTTGGCGACCGCGACGATGGTCATGTCCAGCAGGATCATGAAGAAGCCGACAACCAGCGCGGTGAGCGCCAGCCACGGATTGCGTTGAGTGGTCATGGATTCGGAGTTCCTATCTCGGCTGATACCGATGACGGGGGCAGAACGACGGATGGCGCGGCGACGTCGGCCGAGGGTGGCGGCAGACCGGCGCCAGGACTCGGCGGCTCGGCATGATCGGCATTCGGCCGGTCGCAGTGCGACTCGACCGTCCGCTCACCGGTGGCCGGATCGAAGTCGTCCCATTCCAGTGTCCCGCTGTCCAATTCGGCGAGGAAGCTCTGGATCCAGGCGATCTCCGCGCCGAGCCTGGCGCGCTGATAAGGGAGAACGATGGTGTAGCGGCGCGGAACCCCGCGCCCACGCGCCCAGTCGATCATCGAGTCGACCTCGGCCAGCTCGGCTGCCAAATGTCCGACGCGCTCGCGCAGCAGGGCGAGCACATCGTCCTTGGGCAGGTTGTGCGCCTCACCCAGCGCGATCGGGAACACCGGATATTCCGGCGCGGGATACCGCAAAATCTCGGTGATCCGGGCACGTAGCGCCGCCCTGCCACGCTCGGTGATCCGATAGGTGGTGCGTTCGGGCCGGTTTCCTTCCCGGTCGACGCCTTCGGACCGGACGAAGTCCTGCTCGGCCAGCCGTGTCACCGTGTGATACAGCGAGCCGGGCCGCACCTTGACCAGCAGATCCTCCCGGCGCGCGATCAGCAGCTGAAACATCTCGTACGGATGCATCGGCCGCTCCTCGAGCAGCGCGAGCACGGCGATCGCCAGTGGCGTCACCGCCGGACGCGCCTGCTGCGCCATGCCATTACCTCCCGTAGATCGCTCGTCACGCGAGCCGGAGCCGTCGACTCGGGGCGAACGCTAGCCGCACCCTCGGACATGCCCCACACCAAATACTCCACACGGAATATACGGCGCGGAACAATGCCGTCGCAAGGCAGATCGCTCGGTGCGAAAAGTGATCGTGAGCACCGGGCACCCGCCCGGCGGCCAGGGCTCGCGCGCGATGGACCGAGCTCAGTCGGCGGACCGTACGCTCAGGTCAGGGGCTGCGGGCAAGGCATACGTGCGCCGCATCCGGCCGGTGCCGGGCGTGCTCGCCCAGACGGTAATGGCGAGCAGGCCATCGAGCACCATGGCCAAGACGGCGACCAGCAGCGCGCCGACCAGGACCCGGTCGTACCGGTACAGGCTGATGCCGTCGAAGATGTAGCGACCGAGCCCGCCGAGGTTGACGTAGGCCGCGATCGTCGCGGTGGCGACCACCTGGAGGGTGGCCCCGCGCAGCCCGGTGAGCAGGATGGGCATCGCATTTGGCACCTCGACGCGGAACAGGATCTGCCGTTCGGTCATCCCCATGGCCCGCGAGGCGTCGACGACATCGGCAGGCACATTGGCGATTCCGGCATAGGCACCGGCGAGCAGCGGCGGAATGCCGACGGTTACCAGGGCGAGCAGCGGCGGAATCAAGCCGAGACCGAGCAGCAGCACCAGGAAGGTGAGCAGGCCGAGCGTCGGCAGGGCACGCATGGCGTTGGCGAAACCGACGAGCACCGCGGCGCCACGCTTGGTGTGGCCGATCACCAGACCGAGCGGCACCGCGATCGCGGCGGAAATCACGATGGTGAGAAAGCTGTACCAAAGATGTTGGGCGATCCGGGTTTCGATGCCCGCGGGCCCGTTCCAGTTCGCGCCGTCGGTGAAGTAGTGCCAGGCGTCGATGAAAAGGTTCACAACGCACCGCCTTTCGCTTTCGCGGACCTGGCGTCGGCCCGCACCCACGGCGTCGACCAGCGGCCCAGCGCGTAGACGAGACGGTCGAAGATCAAGGCCAGCGCCAAGATAACGATGATGCCCGCGACGATCTCGTCCGGATAGTCACGCTGATAGCCCTGGGTGAACAGCTTGCCGACGCCGCCGACGCCGATCAGCGCGCCGACCGACACCATGGCGATATTGGTCACCACCACCACCCGCAGGCTGGACACGAAAACCGGGATGGCCAAGGGCATGTCGACGGTGAGCGTGCGGCGCAGCGAGCTGAACCCGACCGCGTCGGCGGCATCGATCACCTCGGCGGACACCGAATCCAGCGCCGCGGGCACCGCGATCACCAGCAGCGCGGTCGAATACACCGTCAACGCGATGATCACGTTCAGCGGATCGATGGTGGAGATCCCGGCCAGCGGCGGGATGATCACGAACAATGCCAGCGACGGAATGGTGTACGACAGGCTCGCCACGGTCACCGTCACCCGACGCAGCCAAGCGACGCGGCGAACCAGCGCACCCACCGGAATCGCGATCACCAACCCGAGCATCAGCGGCACCAGCGCCAGGTACAGATGGGTTTTGGTGAACCCCATGATTTCGGCGAAGTTGTCGATCAAGTACCTCACGTCGACCCCCCGCCGCTCACTTCCCGCTCGAAGAAGTGCCGATTGCGGTCGGCGTCCTCGGTGGCCCGCTGACCGGCCAACTGTTGCAGCACCTCGGTGGCCAGTACGCCACCCCGCACCGCGCCCGAATCATCCACGGCGACACCGACACCGGACGGCGAGGAGATCGCGGCGTCCAGCGCCTGCCGCAGGTCGCCGGTCGGCGTGAACAGCGAACCACCCGCGGACGTGCTCTCCGCCAGCGAACGTCCGGCGCGAACCGCCTCCACGCCGGTCACGTCCACCCAGCCGCTCGGCCTGCCTTCCGCGTCGACGACCAGCACCCAGTCGCCGCGATCCAACCGCAGGGCGGCCACTTCGGCCGCAGTGGCGGTCCGGATCTCGTGCAGCGGAACATCTTTCGCTGACCGGAAGGACAGGCCGCGATAGCCGCGGTCGCGCCCGACGAAATCGGCGACGAAATCGGTGGCGGGCTGGGCGAGCACATGATCAGGCGGGTCGTACTGCTGCAGCACTCCGCCGCGGCCGAACACCGCGACCCGGTCGCCGAGGGTGATCGCCTCGTCGATGTCGTGCGTGACGAACACGATGGTCTTCTGCAATTCGGCTTGCAGCCTTTGCATTTCGATCTGCAACTCGGCTCGGACCACCGGGTCGACGGCGCTGAACGGCTCATCCATCAGCAGCACCGGCGGGTCGGCGGCCAGCGCCCGCGCCACCCCGACGCGTTGCTGCTGCCCGCCGGAGAGCTGTGCCGGATACCGGCCAGCCAGCGACCGGTCCAGCCCCACCCGATCGAGCACCTCCAGCGCCGCCGCACGGGCCACCTTGCGCGAATCGCCGCGCAGCACCGGCACGGTCGCCACATTGTCGACGACCGTGCGGTGCGGCAGCAGTCCGCCGCTCTGGATCACGTAGCCGATACCGAGCCGCAGCTTGACCGGGTCGACCTTCGAAATGTCCTGTCCGGCAATGGTGATCGTGCCAGCGCTGGGCGTGATCATCCGGTTGATCATCCGCATCGACGTGGTCTTGCCGCAGCCGGACGGGCCGACGAACACGGTGAACGAGCCGGAATCAATACGCAGATCGAGATCGGTGACGGCGTGCGTGCCGTCCGGGTAGGTCTTGCTGATGCCGTTGAATTCGATATCGGACAACGGTTTCCCCTAACCGGTCGGCGTGTTCAGCCCTTGCGCGGCTACCCAGGCGACGGCCGCGGCCTTGGGCTCGGTCTTGCTGCTACCGGACACGGCTTCGTTCAGTTTGATCAGCTCCGCGGTGGTCAGCTTCGCCGAGGCGGCGTTCAACGCGGCCAGCGCCTTGTCGGTCTTCTTGGCCGAATTCAGCAGCGGGACCACGTTCTGCGCGGCGAAGTTGCGCTTCGGATCTTCCAGCACCACCAGGTCGTTCTGCACGATGGCCGGCGAGGTGGTGAAGATGTCGGCCGCGGTCACCTGCCCCTCGACCAGCGCGCGCACGGTGGCTGGCCCGCCGCCGTCGGCGATCGGCACGAAGTTGTTCGCGGCGATGTCGAGGTTGTAGTTCTTCTTCAGGCCGGGCAGTCCGCCCGCGCGCTCCTGAAATTCCGCCGGCGCACCGAATTTCACCTCGGCCGAGTGCGCGGCCAGGTCGGCGATGGTGCGCAGGTTCCAGCGTTCGGCGGTGGCACGGGTGACCACTACCGCGTCGGAATCCTCCCCGGGGGCCGGGGTGCCGATGGTGAGCTCCGAGCCGAGTGCCTTGGTCAGCGCGCTCTCGACCTCGGCGGCGCTGGTCGCGGTCGCGTCCTTGTCCAGGTACTGGAGCAGGTTGCCGGTGTATTCGGGGATGACCGAGATCGCGCACTGGCGCACGGCAGGGACGTAGGCCTCGCGACTGCCGATGTTCAGCTTGGTGTCGACCTTGAAGCCGTTGATACGCAATACCTCCGCGTATATTTCCGCGACGGTCTCCGACTCCGGGAAGTTCGCCGAGCCGACGATGAGCCCGTCGCCTTCGCAGCTGCCCTTGCTGGCGAGCGGGTCGGAGTTGCCACACGCGGACAGGATCATGGCGGCGGCCAGTGCGGTGGCGGCGACGATGAACCGGGCGGCGCGCAGCGCCAGCCGCAGCGCCGATCGGCCGTGCCGCGCGGCATCGGGATTGATCGAGGTTTTCACTGAAGTCCTTCCGGCATGGCGGGCAGTGCGAGGTCCCGGGGCAGCACAGCCACCGGTACATTCTGGGTGTCCATACTGCCCGCTTCAGGGTGTTCCTGTTAGCTCTGTCGGTCTCTCGGAGAGTTGGTGTCGCCGAATGGTGTTGCCCGCGTCGCTGCGGATACTGGCTCGTTTACTGGTCGTCGCGACCGCCGCACTGGTCGTATCCTGCGGGAACGGCGAACAGGGCGCGCGGATCACGGTCGGTGCCGGTGATTCGGTCGAGTCCATCCTGCTCGCCGAGATCTACGCGGGCGCGCTGGCGAGAACCGGGGCCCGCACCTCGGTCGAACCGCATCTCGGCAGCCGTGCCGACTATCTTTCGGCACTCGACGCGGGCCGGATCGACCTGATCGGCGAGCACAGCGGCGCACTGCTGGCCTTCCTCGACACCACCGCCCGCGATCGCACACCGGAGCACGTTGGTCGCGCGCTGAGCAAGTCGCTGCCCGAGGGGCTGGTGGTCACCGATGCCGCCGACGGCACCGACCTGCGGCCGCGAGTCGTGCTCAGCACGGAGACCGCCACGCACGACAACGTGCGCACCATCGCCGATCTCGCGCCGCGATGCGACCAGCTCACGGTCGGCGTTGCCCCGGTACCGGACCTGATCACGCTGCCGCCCGCGCTGGAACAGGTGGCGGACTGCGCCTTCGCCGCGACGCTGCCGTTTCCCGATGCCGAAGCACTGCGAAAGGCCCT from Nocardia iowensis includes these protein-coding regions:
- a CDS encoding DHA2 family efflux MFS transporter permease subunit; translation: MTTQRNPWLALTALVVGFFMILLDMTIVAVANPAIMTDLHADISQVIWVTSAYLLSYAVPLLVTGRLGDRFGPKNIYLVGLAVFTAASLWCGLSGSIAMLIAARAVQGIGAALMTPQTMAVITRTFPPDKRGAAMGLWGGVAGLATLIGPILGGVLVDGLGWEWIFIVNVPLGIIAFALAVWLVPALPTNQHKFDIPGVLLSGVGMFLVVFGIQEGNSYDWSLRIWVMIGLGLVVLGAFAVNQARNSGEPLLPLSLFKDRNFALSNTAIAAMGAAVTAFMVPSYFYLQAVRELSPTESALVFAPMAIVTGIFAPFIGKFADRVQPRIVPTIGFGLFAVSIFWFSALMTPDSSIVWFLVSAALAGFANACIWGPLASTATHNLPVQQAGAGAGVYNTTRQVGSVLGSAAISALIAARMSANGLGGGKVAEGGAGQGPIPEFVEDAFSTALSQATLLPAAILLIGVIASALFLRHGHSAPARPKDEPARADSLTG
- a CDS encoding alpha/beta hydrolase, with protein sequence MRDINLPLPVARALLRPIFRVTLNQRTPWRMQRLLLEVGSAAQLVPAGTTVHRLRLGGRPAERVTATATPTGAVLYLHGGGYAVGSPVTHRSLTARLAKETGAAVYALDYRLAPEHPFPAGLDDAEAAFLELVNSAGYQPNQIALSGDSAGGGLSLATAQRLIARHGHTPAALGLIAPWTDPNQPPERDSDLMITRGWSRACAAAYLGGGDSSDPGYAPLTGELVGLPPTYVQVDVSELLHGQCVELVAALRTAGVHVRFTESTGLWHVAQLQAALVAPAAAAVSELAAFLREAIQPAHMRDLG
- a CDS encoding molybdopterin-dependent oxidoreductase — its product is MADLRLRVVAGIVSAGVALGVAELLAAFFGADLAPMNAIGATVIDHTPDGVREWAISTFGTNDKAVLYICMGLVAVLVAGLAGAIERTTRAAGSAVLAIFGVVAAIVVAARTSAAGALPTIIGVAVGIYALRVLTRRIDAADAATEQAATETRGVTTGFGDKTGKPAPTPASPRAGCTADPARTERAAAKPERRQVLQGLLVVGGLAVVTGVGGRLLGARRHDVSGERAAVELPQPSAPETPIAPGADLRVPGLTPYLTANEDFYRIDTALVVPQVSKDDWSLRIHGLVDREIRLTWADLANRPAVERLVTLACVSNPVGGDLIGNARWLGYRLDELLAEAGPHPDADMVLSHSTDGWTAGTPLSVLTDGRDALLAVGMNGEPLPVVHGYPARLVVPGLYGYVSATKWVTELEITRFDRATAYWTRRGWSALGPIKTGTRIDTPRPRGRIKQGRTTVAGVAWAQHRGIRAVEVQIDNGPWQTARLADEQSIDTWRQWVYDWDATPGPHTLRARSTDATGEVQTAERRDVVPDGATGHPSVTVQVS
- a CDS encoding SDR family NAD(P)-dependent oxidoreductase encodes the protein MSKDAYFRDKVCVITGAGSGIGRALAENLAKRGAKLALSDIDTEGLAETVRRCEKLGAQVKSDRVNVAEREAVLLYADAVKAHFGAVHQIYNNAGIAYHGDVIKSEFKDIERIMDVDFWGVVNGTKAFLPFLMDSGAGHVVNVSSLFGLIAVPGQSAYNSAKFAVRGFTEALRQEMLVGKHPVKVTCVHPGGIKTAVARNSTYAEGIDGKKAAAMFDAKLAIHTPEMAAQTITEGVRKGHGRVLIGWEAKLLDVFVRVTASGYQRIAAVVNRPFLP
- a CDS encoding AMP-dependent synthetase/ligase, which codes for MREFEVPASYTIPEDANNSDNVFRHAEESPGAVLFNVPSGDGGWQDVTAAEFAKTVTGVAKGLIASGIELGDRVAIMAPTRYEWAVLDFAIWAVGGCTVAIYDSSAAEQAKWILQDSATKLLIVDSDRHRAVIDEIEAGSLADLRETLQIDKGAVDELTRRGADLDDQAVHDRRKQVNAESPATLIYTSGTTGRPKGVMLSHANLYAESKSDRIALGKFIRPGKKTLMFLPMAHVFARAVALAAFDAKVIVAHTSDWATLVDQFGTYKPHFILSVPRVFEKVFNSAKQKAHDGGKGKIFDAAADTAIAWSESLDHGGPGLVLKLKHALFNKLVYSKLQVALGGQCEAAVSGGGPLGARLGHFFRGVGVTIYEGYGLTETTAAITVNTPENIRVGSVGKPIEGHGAKIAEDGELLLRGSVVFNGYWGNAEATEDAFQDGWFKTGDLGAIDADGYVTITGRKKEIIVTAGGKNVSPALLEDSLRANPLISQVMVVGDGQPFIGALITLDPEALPGWQKNHNVPADTPIEKLIENPELIAEIDAAVAETNKKVSHAEGIKKIRILPVDWTQEGGELTPKLSLKRAVVMKQHADDVAQIYN
- a CDS encoding Uma2 family endonuclease; this translates as MSAVFDWAKEENLQPEPITVAIWKELPEAFCRLVEVVNGEAVRAESPTRRHQKAARRIADLVEVAAETHMNRHQDGCLDVDTDFDVVLWEFPNATIRRPDVALFDCAPEELRPLPASMVKLAIEVVSPTSEKIDIAEKKAEYALAGIPWYWIVWTDENQVASIAIHVLDHAHDQYRLHAVLEPTSTETVIDMPIRIRIDWTRLSELVR